A genomic segment from Canis lupus baileyi chromosome 31, mCanLup2.hap1, whole genome shotgun sequence encodes:
- the LOC140622086 gene encoding 5-hydroxytryptamine receptor 3C-like has translation MEGGWPFEGGFLLCLTVSLLLPGRSSTFTINCSGFDKYGVDPAVFQTIFNQKDFRPVINYSIPTQVNISFILSAILEVDEQLQLLTSFLWLKLVWNNPFISWDPEECGAISKLTVTTENLWLPDIFIVESMDVDQTPEGLSAYVTSDGHIVYNKPMRVTSICSLDIFYFPFDQQNCTLTFSSFLYTVENMLLGMAKEVWEIADTSRDIVRTEGEWELLGITKATPKMSVGSSLFDQIMFYVAIRRRPNLYIINLLVPSSFLIAIDALSFYLPAESENRAPFKITLLLGYNVFLLMMNKLLPASGTPLISVYFALCLSLMVVSLLETIFITYLLHLATTRPPAMPRWLHSLLLSWASPRTCCPTKLWKENMGPGLTPPHLPGPKDPGQLVGKELAPREAELSGDSGLTSTQLAGLWVQFSHMMDTFLFRLYLLFLASSIIVVIVLWNT, from the exons ATGGAAGGGGGGTGGCCTTTTGAGGGGGGATTCCTGCTCTGCCTCACTGTCAGCCTTCTGCTTCCAG GAAGGTCAAGCACTTTCACCATCAATTGCTCAGGCTTTGACAAGTATGGGGTGGACCCTGCTGTCTTCCAGACTATATTTAACCAGAAGGACTTCCGTCCAGTCATCAACTACAGCATCCCCACTCAAGTCAATATCTCCTTCATTTTGTCTGCCATCCTGGAAGTG GATGAACAACTCCAGCTGCTCACATCATTTCTGTGGTTAAAGTTG GTCTGGAATAACCCGTTCATCAGCTGGGATCCAGAAGAATGTGGAGCTATCAGTAAACTCACTGTGACGACTGAGAACCTGTGGCTCCCAGACATCTTTATCGTGGAATC CATGGATGTGGATCAGACCCCAGAAGGCCTCTCTGCATATGTGACTAGTGACGGTCACATTGTATATAACAAACCAATGCGGGTGACCAGCATCTGTAGCCTGGACATTTTCTACTTCCCCTTTGACCAGCAAAACTGCACCCTCACCTTCAGCTCTTTCCTCTATACAG TGGAAAACATGTTACTGGGCATGGCAAAGGAAGTGTGGGAGATAGCAGACACTTCACGTGACATTGTCCGTACAGAAGGGGAGTGGGAGCTCCTGGGCATCACCAAGGCCACGCCGAAGATGTCTGTGGGCTCCAGTCTTTTTGACCAGATCATGTTCTAT GTGGCCATCAGGCGCAGGCCCAACCTCTACATCATAAACCTTCTGGTGCCCAGTAGCTTCCTGATTGCCATCGACGCCCTCAGCTTCTACCTGCCGGCAGAAAGCGAGAACCGTGCCCCATTCAAGATAACCCTTCTGCTGGGCTACAACGTCTTCCTGCTCATGATGAATAAACTACTTCCTGCTAGTGGCACCCCCCTCATCA GTGTCTACTTTGCCCTGTGTCTGTCCCTGATGGTGGTTAGCCTGTTGGAGACCATCTTCATCACCTACCTGCTGCACCTGGCCACCACCCGGCCCCCAGCCATGCCTCGGTGGCTCcattctctgctcctctcctgggCCAGCCCAAGGACATGCTGCCCCACCAAGCTCTGGAAGGAGAATATGGGCCCAGGCCTCACGCCCCCTCACCTGCCCG GACCGAAGGATCCGGGGCAGTTGGTAGGGAAGGAGCTGGCAcccagggaggcagagctgagCGGGGACTCAGGACTGACAAGCACTCAACTAGCTGGCCTGTGGGTGCAGTTCAGCCATATGATGGACACCTTCCTCTTCCGCCTCTACCTGCTCTTCTTGGCCTCCTCCATCATCGTGGTCATCGTCCTCTGGAACACGTAG